From the Pseudoxanthobacter soli DSM 19599 genome, one window contains:
- a CDS encoding N-formylglutamate amidohydrolase yields the protein MADETAGVMLDPAVHDVPTDWPAAVEVLNPAGASPVVLVCEHASRHMPASYRGLGLGADDLVRHIAWDIGAAAVTRGLSREIDAVAYLAGYSRLLIDLNRPLDAPSSIPVRSEATDIPGNIGLSGQECALRAERMFHPFHDRLAADLDRREEEGRATRIVAIHSFNPVFLGRARPWHAGVLFERSRELAETILARLAADGSLVVAPNEPYVVSRDEDYAILVHGEDRGHEAVLVEIRNDLISDDAGVAEWIARMAEALQP from the coding sequence ATGGCTGACGAAACGGCGGGTGTCATGCTCGACCCCGCCGTGCATGACGTCCCGACCGATTGGCCGGCGGCCGTTGAGGTGCTGAACCCCGCGGGTGCCTCGCCCGTCGTGCTGGTCTGCGAGCATGCCTCGCGGCACATGCCGGCCTCCTATCGAGGCCTCGGCCTCGGCGCGGACGATCTCGTCCGCCATATCGCGTGGGACATCGGCGCGGCGGCGGTGACGCGGGGGCTTTCCCGGGAGATCGACGCCGTCGCCTATCTCGCCGGCTATTCGCGGCTTCTGATCGACCTCAACCGCCCGCTCGATGCGCCGAGTTCCATTCCCGTGCGCTCCGAGGCGACCGACATCCCCGGCAATATCGGGCTTTCGGGGCAAGAATGCGCGCTGCGGGCGGAGCGGATGTTCCATCCCTTCCACGACCGGCTCGCCGCGGATCTAGACCGTCGCGAGGAGGAGGGACGGGCGACGCGGATCGTGGCGATCCATTCGTTCAACCCGGTCTTTCTCGGCCGGGCGCGGCCGTGGCACGCGGGCGTGCTGTTCGAGCGCTCGCGGGAACTGGCCGAAACGATCCTCGCGCGGCTCGCCGCCGACGGCAGCCTCGTCGTCGCGCCCAATGAGCCCTATGTCGTCAGCCGAGACGAGGACTACGCCATTCTCGTCCATGGCGAGGATCGCGGCCACGAAGCCGTGCTCGTCGAGATCCGCAATGACCTGATCTCCGACGACGCCGGTGTCGCCGAATGGATCGCGCGCATGGCAGAGGCGCTGCAACCCTAG
- the ftsH gene encoding ATP-dependent zinc metalloprotease FtsH translates to MNRKTQFHLWYWVAAFLGLMVFQYLFMSATQVAQIPYSQFDADLAQGKIAEVSVSERFIQGKFKEPQDGRSMFITTRVEPDLAKSLQQHGVVVTGEVESTFLRDLLSWVVPVALFFGVWMFMLRRMGGGLGGGLMQIGKSKAKVYVQSDTGVTFKDVAGVDEAKDELKEIVDFLKDPVGYGRLGGRMPKGVLLVGPPGTGKTLLARAVAGEAGVPFFSISGSEFVEMFVGVGAARVRDLFEQARAKAPAIIFIDELDALGRARGIGPMAGGHDEKEQTLNQLLVELDGFDPSSGLVLLAATNRPEILDPALLRAGRFDRQVLVDRPDKAGRIQILGVHLRKAKLAPDVEPEKIAALTPGFTGADLANLVNEATLLATRRKADAVTMEDFNNAIERIVAGLEKRNRLLNPKERRIVAYHEMGHALVAMALPGVDPVHKVSIIPRGVGALGYTIQRPTEDRFLMTRDELENKMAVLMGGRAAEWIVFGHLSTGAADDLVKVTDIARAIVTRYGMTEKLGHVALEKDRRSLLATDQPYYGPQEHDYSDETAATVDEEVRRIVDEAFSHAASVLTERREALEQSARLLLEKETIGEDDLAAIARRTGSADAGPAKAETTTGA, encoded by the coding sequence ATGAACCGGAAGACCCAGTTTCACCTCTGGTACTGGGTCGCCGCCTTCCTCGGCCTCATGGTTTTTCAGTACCTGTTCATGAGCGCGACGCAGGTTGCGCAGATTCCCTACAGCCAGTTCGACGCCGATCTCGCCCAGGGCAAGATCGCCGAGGTCTCGGTCTCCGAGCGCTTCATCCAGGGCAAGTTCAAGGAGCCGCAGGACGGCCGCTCCATGTTCATCACCACACGCGTTGAGCCGGATTTGGCGAAGAGCCTGCAGCAGCACGGCGTCGTCGTGACCGGCGAAGTCGAAAGCACTTTCCTGCGCGACCTGCTGTCGTGGGTGGTGCCGGTGGCGCTTTTCTTCGGCGTCTGGATGTTCATGCTGCGGCGCATGGGCGGCGGCCTCGGCGGCGGGCTGATGCAGATCGGCAAGTCCAAGGCCAAGGTCTACGTCCAGTCCGATACCGGCGTGACCTTCAAGGACGTGGCGGGCGTCGACGAGGCCAAGGACGAGCTGAAGGAGATCGTCGATTTCCTGAAGGACCCGGTCGGCTACGGCCGGCTCGGCGGGCGGATGCCGAAGGGGGTGCTTCTGGTCGGGCCGCCCGGCACCGGCAAGACGCTGCTGGCGCGCGCGGTCGCCGGCGAGGCCGGCGTGCCGTTCTTCTCGATCTCGGGCTCTGAGTTCGTGGAGATGTTCGTGGGCGTCGGCGCCGCCCGGGTGCGGGATCTGTTCGAGCAGGCCCGCGCCAAAGCGCCGGCCATCATCTTCATCGACGAACTCGATGCGCTCGGACGCGCCCGCGGCATCGGCCCCATGGCCGGCGGCCACGACGAGAAGGAACAGACGCTGAACCAGCTTCTGGTGGAACTCGACGGCTTCGATCCGTCGAGCGGTCTCGTGCTGCTCGCCGCCACCAACCGGCCCGAAATCCTCGATCCGGCGCTGCTGCGGGCAGGGCGCTTCGACCGGCAGGTCCTGGTCGACCGGCCGGACAAGGCGGGACGAATCCAGATCCTCGGCGTGCACCTGCGCAAGGCGAAACTCGCCCCCGACGTGGAGCCGGAGAAGATCGCGGCGCTGACGCCGGGCTTCACCGGCGCCGATCTCGCCAATCTCGTCAACGAGGCGACCCTGCTCGCCACCCGCCGCAAGGCGGATGCCGTGACGATGGAGGACTTCAACAACGCCATCGAGCGCATCGTCGCCGGTCTGGAAAAGCGCAACCGCCTGCTCAATCCCAAGGAGCGCCGGATCGTTGCCTATCACGAGATGGGCCACGCGCTGGTGGCGATGGCGCTACCGGGCGTCGACCCGGTCCACAAGGTCTCGATCATCCCGCGCGGCGTCGGCGCGCTCGGCTACACCATCCAGCGCCCGACCGAGGACCGCTTCCTGATGACGCGGGACGAACTGGAGAACAAGATGGCCGTGCTGATGGGCGGCCGGGCCGCGGAATGGATCGTGTTCGGCCATCTCTCCACCGGCGCGGCTGATGACCTCGTCAAGGTCACCGACATCGCGCGGGCCATCGTCACCAGATACGGCATGACCGAGAAGCTCGGCCACGTCGCGCTGGAAAAGGACCGCCGCTCGCTGCTCGCCACCGATCAGCCCTATTACGGACCGCAGGAGCACGACTATTCCGACGAGACCGCCGCCACGGTGGACGAGGAGGTGCGCCGCATCGTCGACGAGGCCTTTTCCCATGCCGCTTCCGTGCTGACGGAGCGGCGGGAGGCGCTGGAACAATCCGCGCGCCTGCTTCTCGAAAAGGAAACCATCGGCGAGGACGACCTTGCCGCCATCGCCCGCCGCACGGGCAGCGCGGATGCCGGACCTGCAAAGGCGGAAACGACGACCGGGGCCTGA
- a CDS encoding MurR/RpiR family transcriptional regulator translates to MSTMTVKAQILSVSEEMTAAERKISAVVLADYPFGGLASIQELAERAKVSAPSITRFVAKLGCAGYQEFQRRLIDELKEGARSPIDLRATQDISARRGFLPAYFERVRSRLEQAAADVPEETFEAVCALIADPKRAVYVMGGRVSDSLARFLAINLRLVRKGVHHIPADPEMWPDYIQTMTSRDVVVLFDFRRYQPSLLRFAETASRTARPQIVVVTDQWLSPVAQLAQRIFALPIAVGTAWDTLVGPLALIEALVVKISEDEWENTRARFEAWDGLRDRLRIDPSGDASLPASRRD, encoded by the coding sequence ATGTCGACCATGACGGTAAAAGCCCAGATCTTGTCCGTCTCCGAGGAGATGACGGCGGCCGAGCGGAAGATCTCCGCGGTCGTCCTGGCCGATTATCCGTTCGGGGGCCTCGCCTCCATCCAGGAACTGGCCGAGCGCGCCAAGGTGAGCGCCCCCTCGATCACGCGCTTCGTCGCCAAGCTCGGCTGCGCCGGCTATCAGGAATTCCAGCGCCGCCTGATCGATGAGTTGAAGGAAGGCGCGCGATCGCCGATCGACCTGCGGGCAACACAGGATATCAGCGCGCGGCGGGGCTTCCTGCCGGCCTATTTCGAGCGCGTGCGCAGCCGGCTGGAGCAGGCCGCGGCCGATGTGCCGGAGGAGACCTTCGAGGCGGTCTGCGCCCTGATCGCGGATCCAAAACGCGCGGTCTACGTGATGGGCGGGCGGGTCAGCGATTCCCTTGCCCGCTTCCTCGCCATCAATCTCCGGCTGGTGCGCAAGGGCGTGCATCACATTCCGGCCGACCCGGAGATGTGGCCCGATTATATCCAGACCATGACCAGCCGCGACGTGGTGGTTCTGTTCGATTTCCGCCGCTATCAGCCGAGCCTGCTGCGCTTCGCCGAAACCGCCTCGCGCACCGCCCGCCCCCAGATCGTGGTCGTGACCGACCAGTGGCTTTCGCCCGTGGCGCAACTGGCCCAGCGCATCTTCGCCCTGCCCATCGCCGTTGGAACGGCGTGGGACACGCTGGTCGGCCCGCTCGCCCTGATCGAGGCGCTGGTGGTGAAGATCAGCGAGGACGAATGGGAGAACACCCGCGCCCGCTTCGAGGCCTGGGACGGCCTGCGCGACCGTCTGCGCATCGATCCCTCGGGTGACGCCTCGCTACCCGCATCGAGACGGGACTGA
- a CDS encoding glutamine synthetase family protein has translation MMACVADFSGRLRGKGIPVAGRHERFGKGLGWTPTNIQITCFDTISDSPFGSFGDVVMKPDAETEIDVDLGDAVPREHLVLSDIHQGDGTVWPFCIRSACKAALADLEAEAGLTLFSTFEHEFMFKSEADAGFAYSLRGFRKRKAFGELFVDALVQAGMKPDTFLREYGDRQFEITVDPEAGIRSADQAVLLRELAHACADAMGEEVTFTPLSAPDGIGNGVHIHLSFRDREGRPATYDPAMPANMTAKAGAFVAGILKYLNEFVAIAAPSAISYRRLTPHRWSAAYNNLGDRDREAAVRICSLSAQTEEGKAKQFNVEFRPTDAAASPYFAIAALVRAGLQGIREGLSVPEPTREDLSLLSAEALAGRGIARLPESLGEALDNLAASETVRGWFPPGLIDVYVAHKRGELASLEGKTEDEIFAAYARAY, from the coding sequence ATGATGGCCTGCGTGGCCGATTTTTCCGGCCGGCTGCGCGGCAAGGGCATTCCCGTCGCCGGGCGTCACGAGCGCTTCGGGAAGGGCCTTGGCTGGACGCCCACCAACATCCAGATCACCTGTTTCGATACGATCTCCGACAGCCCGTTCGGCTCGTTCGGCGATGTCGTGATGAAGCCCGACGCGGAGACCGAGATCGACGTCGATCTCGGCGACGCGGTGCCGCGCGAGCACCTCGTGCTGTCCGACATCCATCAGGGTGATGGGACGGTCTGGCCGTTCTGCATCCGCTCCGCCTGCAAGGCCGCGCTGGCCGATCTGGAGGCCGAGGCCGGCCTGACGCTGTTCTCGACCTTCGAGCACGAATTCATGTTCAAGTCGGAGGCGGATGCGGGATTCGCCTATTCGCTGCGCGGCTTCCGCAAGCGCAAGGCGTTCGGCGAACTGTTCGTGGACGCTCTGGTGCAGGCCGGGATGAAGCCCGACACCTTCCTGCGCGAATATGGCGACCGGCAGTTCGAGATCACCGTGGATCCCGAAGCCGGCATCCGCTCGGCCGATCAGGCGGTGCTCCTGCGCGAACTCGCCCATGCCTGTGCCGATGCCATGGGCGAGGAGGTGACCTTCACGCCGCTCAGTGCGCCGGACGGCATCGGCAATGGCGTGCACATCCACCTGTCGTTCCGCGACCGCGAGGGCCGTCCGGCGACCTACGATCCCGCGATGCCGGCGAACATGACCGCCAAGGCCGGCGCGTTCGTGGCCGGCATCCTGAAATATCTCAACGAGTTCGTGGCGATCGCCGCCCCCAGCGCCATTTCCTACCGCCGCCTGACACCCCACCGCTGGAGCGCGGCCTACAACAATCTGGGCGACCGCGACCGCGAGGCCGCCGTGCGCATCTGCTCGCTCTCCGCGCAGACGGAGGAGGGCAAGGCGAAGCAGTTCAACGTTGAGTTCCGCCCAACGGATGCCGCCGCCAGCCCCTATTTCGCCATTGCCGCGCTGGTGCGCGCCGGGCTGCAGGGCATCCGCGAGGGCCTGTCGGTGCCGGAGCCGACGCGGGAGGACCTGAGCCTGCTCTCCGCAGAGGCCCTTGCCGGCCGCGGCATCGCGCGCCTGCCGGAAAGCCTCGGCGAGGCGCTCGACAATCTGGCGGCGAGCGAAACCGTGCGCGGCTGGTTCCCGCCCGGCCTGATCGACGTCTACGTCGCCCACAAGCGCGGCGAACTGGCCTCGCTGGAGGGCAAGACCGAGGACGAGATCTTCGCCGCCTACGCCCGCGCCTATTAG
- a CDS encoding bifunctional helix-turn-helix transcriptional regulator/GNAT family N-acetyltransferase: MGENVDVQAIRDASRRLVRALGFMRPTLAGTRYHASAVHAIIEIGRGRGITAAHLVALLDLDKSSVSRMIRKLIEAGEVAEAVSDRDARAKILTLTAKGRATLAEIDDVATRQVVRATGPLDDPTRRDISAGLAAYAEALENERAGRAAAQATVEIGRGYRPGLVGRCAAMHAAYYSRTARFGAVFEAKVAAGLAEFVTRLDRPRNAIWTAIHGSEIVGTIAIDGEDLGRDAAHLRWFIVGDGLRGHGIGRRLIGEAVAFCDKAGFGETELWTFAGLDAARHLYESAGFVLVEESPGSQWGTEVLEQRYVRPRP, encoded by the coding sequence ATGGGCGAGAATGTGGACGTACAGGCGATCCGCGATGCGTCGCGCCGGCTGGTGCGCGCGCTCGGCTTCATGCGGCCGACGCTCGCCGGCACGCGCTATCACGCCTCGGCGGTCCATGCGATCATCGAGATCGGCCGCGGCCGCGGCATCACGGCGGCCCACCTCGTCGCGCTGCTCGATCTCGACAAGTCGAGCGTGAGCCGCATGATCCGCAAGCTCATCGAGGCCGGCGAGGTCGCCGAGGCCGTGTCGGATCGCGACGCGCGCGCCAAGATTCTGACGCTGACGGCGAAAGGGCGCGCCACTCTGGCGGAGATCGACGACGTCGCCACGCGGCAGGTCGTGCGCGCCACGGGCCCGCTCGATGACCCGACGCGACGAGACATCTCTGCCGGCCTGGCCGCCTACGCGGAGGCTCTCGAGAACGAGCGGGCCGGTCGTGCCGCCGCCCAGGCGACGGTCGAGATCGGACGAGGCTACCGGCCGGGCCTCGTCGGCCGCTGCGCTGCCATGCACGCGGCCTATTATTCCCGCACGGCGCGCTTCGGTGCCGTGTTCGAGGCCAAGGTGGCTGCGGGGCTGGCAGAGTTCGTCACCCGCCTCGATCGCCCGCGCAATGCGATCTGGACCGCGATCCACGGCAGTGAGATCGTCGGCACCATCGCGATCGACGGCGAGGACCTCGGCCGCGACGCGGCGCACCTCAGGTGGTTCATCGTCGGCGACGGCCTGCGCGGTCACGGCATCGGACGCCGGCTGATCGGCGAGGCGGTCGCGTTTTGCGACAAGGCCGGCTTCGGCGAGACCGAACTCTGGACCTTTGCGGGGCTGGACGCCGCGCGCCATCTCTACGAATCCGCCGGCTTCGTGCTCGTCGAGGAGAGCCCGGGTAGCCAGTGGGGCACGGAGGTGCTGGAGCAGAGATATGTCCGCCCCAGGCCTTGA
- a CDS encoding aspartate aminotransferase family protein: MTDRSNELDAWDRDHFFHPSTHMAGHARGETPNRIVTGAEGVYIVDREGRRSLDAFGGLYCVNVGYGRTEIADAIAAQAHSLAYYHAYAGHGSEPSIRLSKMIIDRAPAGMSRVYYGLSGSDANETNIKLIWYYNNVLGRPEKKKIISRHRGYHGSGVMTGSLTGLPGFHRAFDLPRAPVLHTMAPYYFRRDDLSMSEEAFSDLCAASLEKTILEEGPETVAAFIGEPVLGTGGIVPPPAGYWDKIQAVLARYDILLVVDEVITGFGRLGTMFGSEFYGLRPDLMTIAKGLTSAYAPLSGVVVSDKVWKVLEDGSDAMGPIGHGWTYSAHPICTAAGIANLDLIDRMGLVENAADVGAYLRRALTAAVGDHPIVGDIRGEGMLAAVEFVADRETRRFFDPALKVGPRIAAALAARGVLGRGMPEGDILGFAPPLCLTREEADIVAAATKGAVETVAAEL; this comes from the coding sequence ATGACCGACCGCTCCAACGAACTCGATGCCTGGGATCGCGATCACTTCTTCCATCCCTCCACGCACATGGCCGGCCATGCGCGCGGGGAAACGCCGAACCGCATCGTTACCGGGGCCGAGGGCGTCTACATCGTCGACCGCGAGGGGCGGCGCAGTCTCGATGCCTTCGGCGGGCTCTATTGCGTCAATGTCGGCTACGGGCGCACCGAGATCGCCGATGCGATCGCCGCGCAGGCCCACAGTCTCGCCTACTACCACGCCTATGCCGGCCACGGCAGCGAGCCCTCGATCCGGCTGTCGAAGATGATCATCGACCGGGCGCCCGCCGGCATGTCGCGGGTCTATTACGGGCTGTCGGGCTCGGATGCCAACGAGACCAACATCAAGCTCATCTGGTATTACAACAACGTGCTCGGCCGCCCGGAGAAGAAGAAGATCATCTCCCGCCATCGCGGCTATCACGGCTCGGGCGTGATGACCGGCAGCCTGACCGGCCTGCCGGGCTTCCACAGGGCGTTCGACCTGCCGCGCGCGCCGGTGCTGCATACGATGGCGCCCTACTATTTCCGCCGCGACGACCTTTCCATGAGCGAGGAGGCGTTCTCCGATCTCTGCGCGGCGTCGCTGGAGAAGACCATCCTCGAGGAAGGGCCGGAGACCGTGGCCGCCTTCATCGGCGAACCAGTGCTCGGCACGGGCGGCATCGTGCCGCCGCCCGCGGGCTACTGGGACAAGATCCAGGCCGTGCTCGCCCGGTACGACATCCTGCTTGTGGTGGACGAGGTCATCACCGGCTTCGGCCGCCTCGGCACCATGTTCGGCTCGGAATTCTATGGCCTCAGGCCCGATCTGATGACGATCGCCAAAGGGCTGACCTCGGCCTATGCGCCGCTTTCCGGCGTCGTCGTGTCCGACAAGGTTTGGAAGGTGCTGGAGGACGGCTCCGACGCGATGGGGCCCATCGGCCATGGCTGGACCTATTCCGCCCACCCGATCTGCACGGCGGCCGGCATTGCCAATCTCGACCTGATCGACCGCATGGGCCTCGTGGAAAACGCGGCCGATGTCGGGGCCTATCTGCGCCGGGCGCTGACCGCCGCGGTGGGCGATCACCCCATCGTGGGCGACATTCGCGGCGAGGGCATGCTGGCAGCGGTGGAGTTCGTCGCCGACCGCGAGACGCGCCGCTTCTTCGACCCGGCCCTCAAGGTCGGGCCGCGGATCGCGGCGGCTCTTGCCGCGCGCGGCGTGCTCGGTCGCGGCATGCCGGAGGGCGATATCCTCGGCTTCGCTCCGCCGCTCTGCCTCACCCGCGAGGAGGCCGACATCGTCGCTGCCGCCACCAAGGGTGCGGTGGAGACCGTGGCCGCCGAGTTGTAA
- a CDS encoding aspartate aminotransferase family protein — protein MSREAVQKTRSLRERDADTIAEIARLRFSPLSLIGGRGSRLIEEGGREILDLSASAGSASLGYGHPAVVEAVTEATRDMAGASLLLYPNENAVSLAETLLAVTPGEGARKVWFGHSGSDANDCAVRVLQAATGRSRFISFIGSYHGNLSGSMAVSGHTAMTHTLPRPGLVLLPYPEPFRPRFTADAVLDMLDYQFETTCPPHQVAAVFIEPLMSDGGLIVPPPGFLKALADRCRRHGIRIVVDEVKVGLGRSGLMHCFEHEGLAPDMVVLGKGLGGGLPLSAVVGPREIMDHAPAFALQTTAGNPVTTAAGRAVVETVARERLWERAARVGQVFSDGLRALAERHEIIGDVRGRGLAVGVDLVADRESRAPVPVSTTAKVIYRGYELGAAFSYVGLKGNVLEFTPPLTLTEAEALEGVAIVDRALADVAAGRVSDEAVAPFMMW, from the coding sequence ATGTCCCGCGAGGCAGTGCAGAAAACCCGGTCCCTGCGAGAGCGCGACGCCGACACGATCGCCGAGATCGCCCGCCTGCGGTTCTCGCCGCTCAGCCTGATCGGCGGACGCGGCAGCCGCCTGATCGAGGAGGGTGGCCGCGAGATTCTCGATCTGTCAGCTTCCGCCGGCTCGGCGTCGCTGGGCTACGGCCATCCCGCCGTCGTCGAAGCGGTGACGGAGGCGACACGCGACATGGCGGGTGCCAGCCTCCTGCTCTATCCCAACGAAAACGCGGTCTCGCTGGCGGAAACGCTGCTTGCGGTCACGCCCGGCGAGGGCGCGCGCAAGGTGTGGTTCGGCCATTCAGGTTCGGACGCCAACGACTGCGCGGTTCGCGTGCTTCAGGCCGCAACGGGGCGGTCGCGCTTCATCTCGTTCATCGGCTCCTACCACGGCAATCTCTCGGGCTCGATGGCGGTCAGCGGCCACACCGCCATGACCCACACCCTCCCCCGGCCGGGCCTCGTGCTGCTGCCCTATCCCGAACCATTCCGGCCCCGCTTCACGGCGGACGCGGTGCTGGACATGCTGGACTACCAGTTCGAGACCACCTGCCCGCCCCATCAGGTGGCGGCTGTGTTCATCGAGCCGCTGATGTCCGACGGCGGCCTGATCGTGCCGCCACCCGGCTTCCTGAAGGCGCTCGCCGACCGCTGCCGGCGCCACGGCATCCGCATCGTCGTCGACGAGGTCAAGGTCGGTCTCGGCCGCTCCGGCCTGATGCACTGCTTCGAGCACGAGGGGCTCGCGCCGGACATGGTGGTGTTGGGCAAGGGGCTGGGTGGCGGGCTGCCGCTTTCGGCGGTGGTCGGCCCGCGCGAAATCATGGACCACGCGCCGGCCTTCGCGCTCCAGACCACGGCCGGCAATCCCGTCACCACGGCGGCGGGCCGGGCGGTGGTCGAGACCGTCGCGCGGGAACGGCTATGGGAACGCGCCGCGCGCGTCGGGCAGGTGTTTTCCGACGGATTGCGGGCACTGGCGGAACGCCACGAGATCATCGGAGACGTGCGCGGCCGCGGCCTCGCCGTCGGGGTCGATCTCGTCGCCGACCGTGAAAGCCGCGCGCCCGTTCCCGTCTCGACCACGGCGAAGGTGATCTATCGCGGCTACGAACTGGGCGCCGCCTTCAGCTATGTCGGCCTGAAGGGCAACGTGCTGGAATTCACCCCGCCTCTGACGCTGACCGAGGCCGAGGCGCTGGAGGGCGTGGCCATCGTCGACCGCGCGCTGGCGGACGTCGCCGCCGGCCGCGTCAGCGACGAGGCCGTGGCACCCTTCATGATGTGGTAG
- a CDS encoding glutathione S-transferase family protein → MGLLIDGKWQDRWYETKSTGGRFVRSQSAFRNWVTADGSPGPTGEGGFEAEPGRYHLYVSYACPWAHRTLIMRALKGLEDMISLSVVHWRMLENGWTFEDGPGVIPDPIHNAAFLYQVYAAADPGYSGRVTVPVLWDRKRATIVNNESSEIIRMFTRAFDGVGAKPGDYYPAALREEIDAVNARVYDTVNNGVYKAGFATSQDAYEEAVKPLFASLDWLEERLSSTRYLVGGQLTEADIRLFTTLVRFDAIYVGHFKCNLKRIVDYPVLSAYLRDLYQTPGIGETFVLEHAKRHYYESHRTINPTGIVPLGPELDFFAPHGRG, encoded by the coding sequence ATGGGGCTTCTGATCGACGGCAAATGGCAGGACCGCTGGTACGAGACCAAGTCGACCGGAGGCCGGTTCGTGCGCTCCCAGAGTGCGTTCCGCAACTGGGTGACGGCCGACGGCTCGCCGGGGCCGACCGGCGAGGGCGGCTTCGAGGCCGAGCCGGGCCGTTATCATCTCTATGTCTCCTATGCCTGTCCGTGGGCGCACCGCACTCTGATCATGCGCGCGCTGAAGGGGCTTGAGGACATGATCTCGCTCTCGGTGGTGCACTGGCGGATGCTGGAGAACGGCTGGACCTTCGAGGATGGCCCGGGCGTCATACCCGATCCGATCCACAATGCCGCGTTCCTCTATCAGGTCTACGCGGCGGCGGATCCGGGCTATAGCGGCCGGGTGACGGTGCCTGTGCTTTGGGACAGGAAGCGGGCGACCATCGTCAACAACGAGTCGTCCGAGATCATCCGCATGTTCACCCGGGCGTTCGACGGCGTCGGTGCGAAGCCTGGCGACTATTATCCCGCCGCGCTTCGCGAGGAGATCGACGCGGTCAATGCGCGCGTCTACGACACCGTCAACAACGGGGTCTACAAGGCCGGTTTCGCCACCTCGCAGGATGCCTATGAGGAAGCGGTCAAGCCGCTGTTCGCCTCGCTCGACTGGCTGGAAGAGCGGTTGTCGTCAACGCGCTATCTGGTGGGCGGGCAACTGACGGAGGCCGATATCCGCCTGTTCACCACGCTGGTGCGGTTCGATGCGATCTATGTCGGCCACTTCAAGTGCAACCTGAAGCGCATCGTCGACTATCCGGTGCTGTCGGCCTATCTGCGCGACCTCTACCAGACACCAGGAATCGGCGAGACCTTCGTCCTCGAACACGCCAAGCGACACTATTACGAGAGCCACCGCACCATCAACCCGACCGGCATCGTGCCGCTCGGGCCGGAGCTCGACTTTTTCGCGCCCCACGGCCGCGGCTAG
- a CDS encoding NAD(P)-dependent oxidoreductase, whose translation MEIGFIGLGIMGQPMAANLKRAGVPLVVWNRTPQRTAPLAAEGAAVAETAAALLARVGIAFLMLMNGEAIDAALGRGTDAFAANVAGRTLVNMGTVPPGYSIALERDILDAGGAYLEAPVSGSRAPAEAGRLIAMLAGSSPRKEEVERLLGYMCTRVVPCGPVPSALRMKLAVNLYLLTTVAGFVEAFHFADGLGLDLSRFVEVLEAGPMASEVSRIKGRKLLAGDFTAQAAIGDVLKNSALVADAAHEAGVASPLQNACLSLYRETLDLGHGDSDMVAVLHAFAARTAAIRRASAGA comes from the coding sequence ATGGAGATCGGCTTCATCGGCCTCGGCATCATGGGTCAGCCCATGGCGGCGAACCTCAAGCGCGCCGGCGTGCCGCTGGTGGTGTGGAACCGGACGCCTCAGCGGACCGCGCCGCTCGCCGCGGAGGGTGCGGCGGTGGCGGAAACGGCCGCCGCGCTGCTCGCACGGGTCGGGATCGCCTTCCTGATGCTGATGAACGGCGAGGCGATCGATGCTGCGCTCGGTCGCGGCACCGATGCGTTTGCCGCAAACGTCGCCGGCCGCACTCTCGTCAATATGGGCACGGTGCCGCCGGGCTATTCCATCGCGCTGGAACGCGACATCCTCGATGCGGGCGGCGCCTATCTGGAAGCCCCGGTTTCGGGATCGCGGGCGCCGGCCGAGGCGGGCCGGCTGATCGCCATGCTGGCTGGCAGCTCTCCGCGCAAGGAAGAGGTCGAGCGCCTGCTCGGCTACATGTGCACGCGGGTGGTGCCGTGCGGTCCTGTGCCATCGGCGCTGCGCATGAAGCTCGCCGTTAATCTCTACCTGCTCACGACGGTCGCCGGGTTCGTCGAAGCCTTTCATTTCGCAGACGGACTGGGGCTCGACCTTTCCCGTTTCGTCGAGGTGCTCGAAGCCGGCCCCATGGCGAGCGAGGTGTCGCGCATCAAGGGCCGTAAGCTTCTGGCAGGCGACTTCACCGCCCAGGCCGCCATCGGCGACGTGCTGAAGAACAGCGCCCTTGTCGCGGACGCCGCGCACGAGGCCGGTGTGGCCTCGCCGCTTCAGAATGCCTGCCTGTCGCTCTATCGCGAGACGCTCGATCTCGGCCATGGCGATTCCGACATGGTGGCGGTGCTCCATGCCTTCGCCGCCCGGACGGCGGCGATCCGGCGGGCGTCGGCGGGCGCCTGA